The proteins below are encoded in one region of Streptomyces roseirectus:
- a CDS encoding ATP-binding protein has product MALPDVTTSGGPPPELTRSANRVDFVLPATAESVAEARRRTRHHIDAWPLASGSRDEAALVMSELVTNAVVHTDSRTVTCTLAATVGQLLVQVRDSGTGESTPEPSCPPLHRPGGRGLMIVETVSRCWGASRPADGGHVVWAVIETSSTADR; this is encoded by the coding sequence GTGGCTCTCCCCGACGTCACCACTTCGGGAGGACCGCCTCCCGAACTCACCAGGTCCGCCAACCGAGTTGACTTCGTCCTCCCGGCCACCGCCGAATCGGTCGCCGAAGCTCGCCGTCGCACACGGCACCACATCGACGCCTGGCCCCTCGCCTCCGGCAGCCGTGACGAAGCGGCCCTGGTGATGAGCGAACTGGTCACCAACGCCGTCGTCCACACCGACAGCCGTACCGTCACCTGCACCCTCGCCGCCACCGTTGGCCAACTGCTGGTCCAGGTGCGCGACAGCGGCACCGGCGAGTCCACCCCGGAACCCAGCTGCCCTCCCTTACACCGACCGGGAGGGCGCGGCCTGATGATCGTCGAGACGGTGTCCCGCTGCTGGGGCGCGAGCCGACCGGCGGACGGCGGACACGTCGTCTGGGCCGTGATCGAGACGAGCAGCACGGCCGACCGATGA
- the fxlM gene encoding methyltransferase, FxLD system, protein MPPDWQQHNITFTDRETARSVVAERLGPVLRAAQEAGQLTGWWFMNKQPWPLRYRAAVPSPLVEALLRDLVDQDAARSWFPGIYEPETTTFGGSQAMDAAHDLFHEDSRHLVAYQPGPGHLGRRETAVLLLSAMMRAAGLDWFEQGDVWARVAAFRPAADKPLTPQKTAALGPAMRTLMTADAHSLCRTDGPLDGQDTWVAAFEHAGATLAGLSATGGLTRGLRAVIAHHTIFHANRAGLLHDDQHAISHIAREVVMGTSDHDASADRTTNETTSVRAVNTDTLAAPEAEAERLRNALVDKIRESGYARTLPVETALRTVPRHLFVPEVSLEEAYADAPVNIKYDTDGASISCASQPTVVALMLDQLEARPGDRILELGAGTGYNAALLAHLAGETGHVTTIDVDDDLVEGAREHLDAAGFTGVKALTRDGAVGHAEGAPYDKIIATVGAHGVPHAWMRQLAPGGRLVVPQRLRGSVSRSIAYEQQQDGRWASVNSRMNTFMPLRRGIADDDRHVIPLSADGTVRLQAPAGQHIDAEALDGVLEQPRTQEWTGMTVRAGESAEWMELFVSCSLASGLIRMLFPKDAKGTLLTEDPYPSCTAAVDKGAVTYLARRKLERTTPEGGGLWEFGVIGHGPGSDELTVKVADLIRIWDRDFRGREATFELQPLDAPTIEQRPGLFAFDTPLNRIVIDWR, encoded by the coding sequence ATGCCCCCGGACTGGCAGCAGCACAACATCACCTTCACCGACCGCGAGACCGCAAGAAGCGTTGTCGCCGAGCGTCTCGGACCCGTCCTGCGCGCGGCCCAGGAGGCCGGACAGCTCACCGGCTGGTGGTTCATGAACAAGCAGCCGTGGCCGCTGCGCTACCGTGCCGCCGTCCCGTCACCGCTGGTCGAGGCCCTGCTCCGCGACCTCGTCGACCAAGACGCCGCCCGCTCGTGGTTCCCCGGAATCTACGAGCCGGAGACCACCACGTTCGGCGGTTCTCAGGCCATGGACGCCGCACACGACCTCTTCCACGAGGACAGCCGTCATCTGGTCGCCTACCAGCCCGGCCCGGGACACCTGGGACGCAGGGAAACCGCCGTCCTCCTGCTGAGCGCGATGATGCGGGCGGCGGGCCTGGACTGGTTCGAGCAAGGCGACGTCTGGGCGCGGGTCGCCGCGTTCCGCCCGGCCGCCGACAAGCCGCTCACCCCGCAGAAGACGGCCGCACTTGGCCCGGCCATGCGCACGCTGATGACCGCCGACGCCCACAGCCTGTGCCGGACGGACGGTCCGCTGGACGGCCAGGACACCTGGGTGGCCGCTTTCGAACACGCCGGAGCCACGCTCGCCGGCCTCTCCGCGACCGGCGGCCTGACACGGGGCCTGCGAGCCGTCATCGCTCACCACACGATCTTCCACGCCAACCGCGCCGGTCTCCTCCACGACGACCAGCACGCCATTTCGCACATCGCACGAGAGGTCGTCATGGGAACGAGTGACCACGACGCGTCGGCCGACAGGACGACGAATGAGACCACTAGCGTCAGGGCGGTGAACACTGACACGCTCGCCGCCCCCGAGGCCGAAGCCGAACGGCTGCGCAACGCCCTGGTCGACAAGATCCGCGAATCCGGATACGCCCGCACCCTGCCTGTCGAGACCGCGCTGCGCACTGTGCCCCGGCACCTCTTCGTGCCCGAGGTCTCGCTCGAAGAGGCGTACGCCGACGCGCCGGTCAACATCAAGTACGACACCGACGGCGCGTCGATCTCCTGTGCCTCCCAGCCCACGGTCGTGGCCCTCATGCTGGACCAACTGGAGGCCCGGCCCGGCGACCGCATTCTGGAACTCGGCGCCGGAACCGGCTACAACGCCGCGCTGCTCGCGCACCTGGCCGGTGAGACCGGGCACGTGACGACCATCGACGTCGATGACGACCTCGTGGAAGGAGCCCGCGAACACCTCGACGCCGCCGGCTTCACCGGGGTCAAGGCCCTCACCCGTGACGGGGCCGTCGGCCACGCCGAAGGCGCCCCGTACGACAAGATCATCGCCACGGTCGGCGCGCACGGAGTTCCCCACGCCTGGATGCGGCAACTGGCCCCCGGCGGACGGCTCGTGGTCCCCCAGCGGCTCAGGGGCAGCGTGTCCCGCTCCATCGCGTACGAGCAGCAGCAGGACGGCCGCTGGGCCAGCGTCAACAGCAGGATGAACACCTTCATGCCGCTGCGAAGGGGCATCGCCGACGACGACCGCCACGTCATCCCTCTCAGCGCGGACGGCACCGTACGCCTCCAGGCGCCGGCCGGACAGCACATCGACGCCGAGGCGCTGGACGGAGTCCTGGAGCAGCCGCGCACGCAGGAGTGGACCGGCATGACGGTGCGCGCCGGGGAGTCCGCGGAGTGGATGGAGCTGTTCGTCTCCTGCTCGCTGGCCAGCGGGCTGATCCGGATGCTGTTCCCGAAAGACGCCAAGGGCACCCTCCTCACCGAGGACCCCTACCCCTCGTGCACCGCGGCCGTGGACAAGGGCGCCGTCACCTACCTCGCCCGCCGGAAGCTGGAGAGGACGACCCCCGAGGGCGGCGGGCTCTGGGAGTTCGGCGTCATCGGACACGGGCCCGGGAGCGACGAACTGACCGTGAAGGTCGCCGACCTCATCCGCATCTGGGACCGCGACTTCCGGGGCCGCGAAGCCACCTTCGAGCTCCAGCCCCTTGACGCCCCCACGATCGAGCAGCGGCCCGGCCTGTTCGCCTTCGACACCCCGCTGAACCGCATCGTCATCGACTGGCGGTAA
- a CDS encoding DUF5753 domain-containing protein, whose protein sequence is MSAPRSAPTVLQMVLGRRLLDLRRAARLSAQEAGAHLHIAHTTVIRMEQAKVTLKWATVKALLELYGVERAEAEQFLALVVKANEPGWWQRYRDALPDWFAVHVSLENAAVHIRGYEPHVVPGLFQTEDYARAVLSLNRPHPTPDELDRRVKLRLERQALLTRTDPEAPQVWAILDETVLRRPAGEPAVMRTQIDRLIDTLDLPNVTLQVMPFSAGLHSGAFGPFTLFRFPMADFPDIVGTDGLSSAVYTEEEDEVTLHREVFDRMSAQAMSQDRTREFLLDTRKELER, encoded by the coding sequence GTGAGTGCGCCGCGATCTGCTCCGACCGTCCTGCAGATGGTCCTCGGCCGACGCCTGCTCGACCTGCGCAGGGCCGCGCGGCTCTCGGCGCAGGAGGCGGGCGCGCACCTGCACATCGCGCACACCACGGTGATCCGCATGGAGCAGGCGAAGGTCACTCTCAAGTGGGCGACCGTCAAAGCCCTGTTGGAGCTGTACGGCGTCGAGCGGGCCGAGGCCGAGCAGTTCCTCGCGCTCGTGGTGAAGGCCAACGAGCCTGGCTGGTGGCAACGTTACCGTGACGCGCTGCCGGACTGGTTCGCCGTCCACGTCAGCCTGGAGAACGCCGCCGTCCACATCCGCGGCTACGAACCCCACGTCGTCCCCGGCCTCTTCCAGACCGAGGACTACGCCCGCGCGGTCCTCTCCCTCAACCGCCCCCACCCCACGCCGGACGAACTCGACCGGCGCGTAAAACTCCGCCTGGAACGCCAGGCACTACTCACCCGGACCGATCCGGAGGCGCCACAGGTGTGGGCGATCCTCGACGAGACGGTCCTGCGGCGCCCAGCCGGCGAACCGGCCGTGATGCGCACCCAGATCGACCGCCTGATCGACACCCTCGACCTGCCGAACGTCACCCTCCAGGTGATGCCCTTTTCGGCCGGCCTGCACTCCGGGGCGTTCGGGCCCTTCACACTCTTCCGGTTCCCGATGGCCGACTTCCCGGACATCGTGGGCACCGACGGCCTCAGCAGCGCCGTCTACACCGAGGAGGAGGACGAAGTGACCCTGCACCGGGAAGTGTTCGACCGGATGAGCGCCCAAGCAATGTCACAGGACCGCACCAGGGAATTCCTCCTGGACACCCGCAAGGAACTGGAACGATGA
- a CDS encoding SAM-dependent methyltransferase: protein MTHDELSATDNGFSAQDIDTSVPHSARLYDWYLGGKDHYAADIAAAQKVLELFPRMKQTARSNREFMHRAARYLSSLGITQFLDIGTGIPTEPNLHQIVQQTTPHARVVYVDNDPIVLRHAQALLRGTPEGHLAYLHADVREPERILAHAQKHLDFTQPVGLSLIALLHFVADDQQPYRIVEKLLEPLVPESHLMLSHGIIENPEIVKQVDAIYRTGGTSVRARTFDEITPFFQGLQVCAPGIVPSTAWRPDNAMTVHDEPAVYAGVARKP, encoded by the coding sequence ATGACCCACGACGAATTAAGCGCGACCGACAACGGCTTCAGCGCACAGGACATCGACACCAGCGTCCCGCACTCGGCCCGCCTCTACGACTGGTACCTCGGCGGAAAAGACCACTACGCCGCCGACATAGCAGCCGCCCAGAAGGTCCTCGAACTCTTCCCCCGCATGAAGCAAACAGCGCGCTCCAACCGCGAGTTCATGCACCGCGCCGCCCGCTACCTCAGCAGCCTGGGGATCACCCAGTTCCTCGACATCGGCACCGGCATCCCCACCGAGCCCAACCTCCACCAGATCGTCCAGCAGACCACCCCCCACGCCCGCGTCGTCTACGTCGACAACGACCCCATCGTCCTGCGCCACGCCCAAGCCCTCCTGCGCGGAACACCCGAAGGCCACCTCGCCTACCTCCACGCCGACGTCCGCGAACCCGAACGGATCCTCGCGCACGCGCAGAAACACCTGGACTTCACCCAGCCTGTCGGCCTGTCCCTCATCGCGCTCCTGCACTTCGTCGCCGACGACCAGCAGCCCTACCGGATCGTCGAGAAACTACTGGAGCCCCTGGTTCCAGAAAGCCACCTGATGCTCTCCCACGGCATCATCGAGAACCCCGAGATCGTCAAGCAGGTCGATGCCATCTACCGCACCGGCGGCACCTCCGTCCGGGCACGCACCTTCGACGAGATCACCCCCTTCTTCCAGGGACTTCAGGTCTGCGCCCCCGGCATCGTGCCCTCCACCGCATGGCGCCCCGACAACGCCATGACCGTCCACGACGAACCCGCCGTCTACGCCGGTGTCGCCCGCAAACCCTGA
- a CDS encoding type II secretion system F family protein: MIALAVLGAGIGLGVWALVRWLFPPRPPLAELTARLNTGPALPSVLPVDAGGWAARLGAPFVGFLRAAGLPGRTAVQDLAVTERSHQVHLAEKAALTLVGLLLPGIVATLLALAGRPLSWPLPLATSLIAAAGGFLLPDASAHAEAERRRAAFRHALGAYLDLTHVLLAGGAGIEGALTDAARTGHGRSFRHLQHALTTARLTRTTPWAALARLGEELHIGELTELAASLSLAGTEGAKVRASLAAKAAAMRRRGGAEAEGKANAATERMAVPAALMAFGFIAFVFYPALIQITNTL; this comes from the coding sequence ATGATCGCGCTGGCCGTTCTGGGCGCCGGGATCGGGCTCGGGGTGTGGGCGCTGGTGCGGTGGCTGTTCCCGCCCCGCCCGCCGCTGGCGGAGCTGACCGCCCGCCTGAACACCGGACCCGCCCTCCCGAGCGTCCTGCCCGTCGATGCCGGCGGGTGGGCGGCCCGCCTCGGCGCCCCGTTCGTCGGCTTCCTGCGCGCGGCCGGTCTGCCGGGCCGCACGGCCGTCCAGGACCTCGCCGTCACCGAACGTTCCCACCAGGTCCACCTGGCGGAGAAGGCGGCGCTGACGCTGGTCGGACTGCTCCTCCCGGGCATCGTCGCAACCCTGCTGGCCCTGGCGGGGCGTCCGCTGTCATGGCCGCTCCCCCTGGCCACCTCCCTGATCGCGGCGGCCGGCGGATTCCTCCTGCCCGACGCGAGCGCCCACGCCGAGGCCGAACGCCGCCGTGCCGCGTTCCGGCACGCCCTGGGCGCCTACCTCGACCTCACCCACGTCCTGCTCGCCGGCGGCGCCGGCATCGAGGGCGCCCTCACCGACGCCGCCCGCACCGGACACGGCAGATCCTTCCGCCACCTCCAGCACGCCCTGACCACCGCCCGCCTCACCCGCACCACCCCCTGGGCAGCTCTCGCCCGCCTCGGCGAAGAACTCCACATCGGCGAACTCACCGAACTCGCAGCCTCCCTCTCCCTGGCCGGCACCGAGGGCGCCAAGGTCCGCGCCTCCCTCGCCGCGAAAGCCGCAGCGATGCGCCGGCGCGGGGGAGCGGAGGCGGAGGGAAAAGCGAACGCCGCGACCGAACGCATGGCCGTCCCCGCCGCACTGATGGCGTTCGGGTTCATCGCCTTCGTCTTCTACCCCGCCCTGATCCAGATCACCAACACCCTCTGA
- a CDS encoding CpaF family protein has translation MTDEKKITALPYGGVFPPVDGPEQTQPHVPTAGLSARRMQTAVPAERLRLHLRRRLAERMTDQLRADEAAGRPALAEADRMALAGRILNDAAEEFTHQLLADGTPVVAPEAEQAVIAAVLREVFGLAGLEPLLRDARVENINVTGERTFVRYADGRRDRLPPVVGSDAELVDLIRELAARSGVEERRFDRASPGVSFQLPGGERVFAAMAVTRRPSLSIRRHRFERVTLAQLRGNGTLDAALESLLAAMVRARKNILVTGGTAIGKTTLLRALAAEIPPWERLVTVEDTYELGLEADERAHPDVVAMQAREANVEGQGEVSQAELVRWALRMSPDRVIVGEVRGPEVIPMCNAMSQGNDGSMGTLHASSSRGAFTRLAAYAVQGPERLPLEATNLLVAGALDFVVHLDRPRGHEGRRVVSSIREVVDADDRQIVSNEVFRPGPDLRAVPGVPLRSETLEELIAAGYRHEGTGRIWGQA, from the coding sequence ATGACCGACGAGAAGAAGATCACGGCGTTGCCGTACGGGGGAGTGTTCCCTCCCGTGGACGGACCCGAACAGACTCAACCCCATGTGCCGACGGCCGGTTTGTCGGCGCGCCGGATGCAGACTGCGGTGCCTGCTGAACGTCTCCGTCTGCACCTGCGTCGGCGGCTCGCGGAGCGGATGACTGACCAGCTCCGCGCGGACGAGGCCGCGGGCCGCCCTGCGTTGGCGGAGGCCGACCGGATGGCGTTGGCGGGACGGATCCTCAACGACGCGGCCGAGGAGTTCACCCACCAACTCCTCGCCGACGGGACACCGGTGGTGGCGCCGGAGGCTGAACAGGCGGTCATCGCTGCGGTGTTGCGTGAGGTGTTCGGGCTGGCCGGGCTGGAGCCGCTGCTGCGGGACGCGCGGGTGGAGAACATCAACGTCACCGGGGAGCGGACCTTCGTCCGCTACGCCGACGGCCGCCGCGACCGCCTTCCCCCGGTGGTCGGCTCGGATGCGGAACTGGTGGACCTGATCCGGGAGTTGGCGGCCCGCAGTGGGGTGGAGGAGCGCCGCTTCGACCGCGCCAGCCCCGGAGTGTCGTTTCAACTGCCGGGTGGTGAGCGGGTGTTCGCGGCGATGGCGGTCACCAGGCGGCCGTCCCTGTCGATCCGCCGGCACCGCTTCGAGCGCGTCACTCTGGCGCAGCTCCGCGGGAACGGGACTCTCGACGCGGCTTTGGAGTCGCTGCTGGCGGCGATGGTCCGCGCGCGGAAGAACATCCTCGTCACGGGCGGCACGGCGATCGGGAAGACGACCTTGTTGCGGGCGCTGGCTGCGGAGATCCCGCCGTGGGAGCGGCTGGTGACCGTGGAGGACACCTACGAACTCGGCCTGGAGGCCGATGAGCGGGCGCATCCGGATGTGGTGGCGATGCAGGCCCGCGAGGCCAACGTCGAGGGCCAGGGGGAGGTGTCCCAGGCGGAGTTGGTGCGGTGGGCGCTGCGGATGTCTCCGGACCGGGTGATCGTCGGCGAGGTCCGTGGGCCCGAGGTGATCCCGATGTGCAATGCCATGTCGCAGGGCAACGACGGTTCGATGGGCACCCTGCACGCCTCCTCCAGCCGCGGCGCCTTCACCCGCCTCGCCGCCTACGCCGTCCAGGGTCCTGAGCGCCTTCCGTTGGAGGCCACCAACCTCCTGGTCGCCGGGGCGCTGGACTTCGTCGTCCACCTCGACCGCCCCCGGGGACACGAGGGGCGCCGGGTGGTGTCCTCGATCCGGGAGGTCGTGGATGCCGACGACCGGCAGATCGTCTCCAACGAGGTCTTCCGCCCCGGCCCCGACCTGCGCGCGGTGCCCGGGGTGCCGTTGCGCAGCGAGACGCTGGAAGAACTGATCGCGGCCGGCTACCGGCACGAAGGCACCGGCCGGATCTGGGGACAGGCATGA
- a CDS encoding flagellar biosynthesis protein FlgA — MSTRTFTPSGRPEPGRSPVAGRKQPLRLAGVSRRRQLPYLLLGVLLVVGCSAGGVVVAAQVGEQEGVLVLARPVSVGQVLSDREVREVGLSAGRGLDLIPAGSRSAAVGRPVAYTLPAGTLLTRDVLGPARVPPTGQAVVAVGVKAGRFPPGVQPGNRVTVVATPDTESGTSQAGVSAWEATVTGVHADAADQSAVLSLLMAEADARLVAALPDGRISVVTVPGVGR; from the coding sequence GTGAGTACGCGTACGTTCACGCCGTCCGGTCGTCCCGAGCCGGGCAGGTCGCCTGTGGCGGGGCGGAAGCAGCCGTTGCGGCTGGCCGGTGTGTCCAGACGCCGTCAGCTTCCCTATCTCCTGCTGGGTGTCCTGTTGGTGGTCGGTTGTTCGGCGGGCGGGGTCGTGGTGGCGGCTCAAGTGGGTGAGCAGGAGGGGGTGTTGGTGCTGGCCCGGCCGGTGTCGGTCGGGCAGGTGCTGTCCGACCGTGAGGTGCGGGAGGTCGGTCTGTCGGCCGGCCGAGGACTGGACCTTATTCCCGCAGGATCCCGGTCTGCTGCTGTAGGCCGCCCCGTGGCCTACACGCTGCCCGCCGGGACCCTGCTGACGCGCGATGTGCTGGGGCCCGCGCGGGTTCCGCCGACTGGTCAGGCGGTGGTGGCGGTGGGAGTGAAGGCGGGCCGGTTCCCGCCGGGCGTCCAGCCCGGCAACCGCGTCACCGTCGTCGCCACCCCCGACACGGAAAGCGGCACATCCCAGGCCGGGGTGTCGGCGTGGGAGGCCACGGTGACCGGCGTCCACGCGGACGCCGCCGACCAGAGCGCCGTGCTGTCCCTGCTGATGGCGGAAGCGGATGCCCGTCTGGTAGCTGCGTTGCCGGACGGGCGGATCAGTGTGGTGACGGTGCCGGGGGTCGGGAGGTGA
- a CDS encoding type II secretion system F family protein has protein sequence MTATAPVMGLLGLGVGCGLLLLIRAWRLPAKPARRRAPRRHAGRWLAAAVGAGLLAWAVTGWVAGGLLVGMAVWNLPHLLGTGAGERGRTVRIEAVAGWTEMLRDTLAAAAGLEQTITATASAAPEAIRPQVTELAARLERGEHLVDALHRLADELEDPTADLVIAALVLSAQHQARQLAPLLGELAATARAQVEMRRRVEAGRARVRTTQRTVVGTTFTFITGLVLFNPAFLTPYDTAAGQVVLLMIGALFTLAFVWLRRMARIEEPERFFTTTKPSTAAGEGVVG, from the coding sequence ATGACCGCGACCGCGCCCGTGATGGGCCTGCTGGGACTCGGCGTCGGATGCGGCCTGCTCCTCCTCATCCGCGCATGGCGACTCCCCGCGAAGCCGGCGCGCCGCCGCGCCCCGCGCCGGCACGCCGGGCGGTGGCTCGCGGCGGCGGTCGGCGCAGGGCTGCTGGCCTGGGCGGTGACGGGGTGGGTCGCCGGCGGGCTCCTCGTCGGGATGGCTGTGTGGAACCTGCCCCACCTCCTCGGCACGGGTGCGGGGGAGCGTGGGCGGACGGTCCGGATCGAGGCGGTGGCCGGGTGGACGGAGATGCTGCGCGACACCCTCGCCGCGGCGGCCGGTCTGGAACAGACGATCACGGCGACCGCGTCTGCCGCGCCTGAGGCGATCCGCCCGCAGGTGACTGAACTCGCGGCCCGCCTGGAGCGCGGCGAGCACCTGGTGGACGCGCTGCACCGGCTCGCGGACGAGCTGGAGGACCCGACGGCGGATCTGGTGATCGCCGCGCTGGTCCTGTCCGCGCAACACCAGGCCCGCCAACTCGCCCCGCTGCTGGGGGAGTTGGCGGCCACCGCGCGGGCGCAGGTGGAGATGCGCCGGCGGGTCGAGGCGGGCCGTGCACGGGTGCGGACGACCCAGCGCACGGTTGTGGGCACCACGTTCACGTTCATCACGGGACTCGTCCTGTTCAACCCCGCCTTCCTCACCCCCTACGACACCGCGGCCGGCCAGGTGGTCCTGCTGATGATCGGTGCCCTGTTCACGCTCGCGTTCGTGTGGCTGCGTCGCATGGCCCGCATCGAGGAACCCGAACGCTTCTTCACCACCACGAAACCCTCAACAGCCGCTGGTGAGGGGGTGGTTGGATGA
- a CDS encoding winged helix-turn-helix transcriptional regulator encodes MPDRTSRWRRRKPDNSQTEPHSPTPDDHEFLQGLHDIRHLLSGEWTWDVLIALHAQPLLFTELRETIRSQDNTTGWPSRKHHHLQDNPLNRTLRRLQQGELITQSRSSVFPYRTTYELTRAARELLSAAAPLVVWTATHADLLDRARQRRKEDASD; translated from the coding sequence GTGCCGGACCGCACGAGCCGATGGCGACGACGCAAACCAGACAACAGCCAGACCGAGCCGCACTCTCCAACGCCTGATGACCATGAGTTCCTTCAAGGACTCCACGACATCCGTCACCTGTTGAGCGGCGAGTGGACCTGGGACGTACTCATCGCCCTCCACGCCCAGCCGCTCCTCTTCACGGAGTTACGGGAAACCATCCGCAGCCAGGACAACACCACCGGATGGCCCAGCAGAAAGCACCACCACCTCCAGGACAACCCCCTGAACCGAACCCTCCGCAGACTCCAGCAAGGCGAACTCATCACCCAGAGCCGCAGCAGCGTTTTCCCTTACCGAACCACCTATGAACTCACCCGAGCCGCAAGGGAGTTACTCTCCGCCGCGGCACCGCTGGTTGTGTGGACCGCGACTCACGCAGACCTCCTCGACCGCGCCCGTCAACGGCGGAAGGAAGACGCCTCGGACTAA
- a CDS encoding winged helix-turn-helix transcriptional regulator: MNEDIRRLRGIGMTLELLRNRWTYPVLVALLDGPLGTGRLLALINEGTARNADLVGSRVLRERVLLTTLRQLETEGIFLSGRTEPEPAIWELTVAGRELLHSLNRVAVWVSAHRDQLADALRRHRGHPQQPPGVPVLRPEQEHWRGVGMTLAVLCLRWSFPILCRLGDGLQHPTGIIQAVNAGIARTCDLAERPLSEKMFWDTLHRLVDAGLVTHQPRQGQFASAARCTLTPAGHALLAALAPVGEWAVSHERQLLAAVRRRQGAGG, encoded by the coding sequence ATGAACGAGGACATCAGGAGACTCCGGGGCATCGGCATGACCCTGGAACTGCTGCGCAACCGCTGGACGTACCCGGTCCTCGTCGCCCTACTGGACGGCCCGCTCGGCACTGGCCGGCTGCTCGCCCTCATCAACGAGGGAACAGCGCGCAACGCGGACCTCGTGGGCAGTCGTGTCCTGCGGGAGAGAGTCCTCCTGACGACACTGCGGCAACTGGAGACGGAAGGGATCTTCCTCTCCGGGAGGACCGAACCGGAGCCCGCGATATGGGAGTTGACGGTCGCCGGCAGAGAACTGCTGCACTCCCTGAACCGGGTGGCCGTCTGGGTGTCCGCCCATCGCGACCAGCTCGCCGACGCCCTGCGAAGACACCGCGGGCACCCCCAACAACCGCCGGGTGTACCGGTGTTGAGGCCCGAGCAGGAGCACTGGCGCGGAGTGGGGATGACGCTGGCCGTGCTCTGCCTGCGCTGGAGCTTTCCGATCCTGTGCCGACTGGGTGACGGACTTCAGCATCCGACCGGCATCATCCAAGCCGTCAACGCAGGCATCGCCCGCACCTGCGACCTCGCCGAACGCCCCCTGTCCGAGAAGATGTTCTGGGACACCCTCCACCGCCTCGTCGACGCCGGCCTCGTCACCCACCAGCCCCGGCAAGGGCAGTTCGCCTCCGCCGCCCGCTGCACCCTCACCCCGGCCGGCCACGCCCTGCTCGCCGCGCTCGCGCCGGTGGGGGAGTGGGCGGTCTCGCACGAGAGGCAACTCCTTGCCGCCGTCCGGCGGAGGCAAGGGGCGGGCGGATGA
- a CDS encoding DUF397 domain-containing protein: MTHATNADQELGSRGWHKPWSGSNNGNCLEAKQLDDGNVALRQSTDPHGPALICTPAEITQFITAAKSGLADFLIR, translated from the coding sequence ATGACACACGCCACGAACGCCGACCAAGAACTGGGCTCCCGGGGATGGCACAAACCCTGGAGCGGCAGCAACAACGGCAACTGCCTCGAAGCCAAACAACTCGACGACGGAAACGTCGCCCTGCGGCAGTCCACCGACCCCCACGGCCCCGCCCTCATCTGCACCCCCGCCGAAATCACCCAGTTCATCACGGCCGCGAAATCCGGTCTGGCCGACTTCCTGATCCGATGA
- a CDS encoding SAM-dependent methyltransferase, whose translation MIEDGFSADLIDTSKPHSARMYDWFLGGKDHYPVDATAARKVMELFPHIKGSAWANREFMHRAARYLSEKGVAQFLDIGTGIPTPPNLHQVVQQITPGARVVYTDNDPIVLRHAQALLRGTPEGHVAYLHADVREPELILAHAQKHLDFTQPVGLSLIAVMHFVTDEEGAHQIVRKLLDPLVPGSYLMFSHFVLEDPDLMQRLQDIYRAGGTSVQGRSIEGVTAFFQGLQLCDPGVVLAAQWHPDGRTPAREAPGLYVGVAQKV comes from the coding sequence GTGATCGAAGATGGATTCAGCGCGGACCTGATCGACACCAGCAAACCCCACTCGGCCCGTATGTACGACTGGTTCTTAGGCGGGAAGGACCACTACCCCGTCGACGCGACCGCCGCCCGGAAAGTCATGGAGCTCTTCCCCCACATCAAGGGATCGGCGTGGGCGAACCGCGAGTTCATGCACCGGGCCGCCCGCTATCTCAGCGAGAAGGGCGTCGCGCAGTTCCTCGATATCGGCACCGGCATCCCCACCCCGCCCAACCTCCACCAGGTCGTCCAGCAGATCACCCCCGGCGCCCGCGTGGTCTACACCGACAACGACCCCATCGTCCTGCGCCACGCCCAAGCCCTCCTGCGCGGAACCCCGGAAGGCCACGTCGCCTACCTCCACGCCGACGTCCGCGAGCCCGAACTCATCCTCGCCCACGCACAGAAGCACCTCGACTTCACCCAGCCGGTCGGTCTGTCTCTCATCGCCGTCATGCACTTCGTGACCGACGAAGAAGGTGCCCACCAGATCGTCCGGAAACTACTGGATCCCCTGGTTCCGGGAAGCTATTTGATGTTCTCCCACTTCGTCCTCGAAGACCCCGACCTGATGCAGCGGCTTCAGGACATCTACCGCGCGGGAGGGACCTCGGTCCAGGGCCGGTCCATCGAGGGCGTCACCGCGTTCTTCCAGGGACTTCAGCTGTGCGATCCGGGAGTCGTCCTCGCCGCCCAGTGGCACCCCGACGGGCGTACGCCGGCCCGCGAGGCCCCCGGCCTCTACGTGGGAGTAGCCCAAAAGGTCTGA